The following are encoded in a window of Solibacillus sp. FSL R7-0668 genomic DNA:
- a CDS encoding ABC transporter permease yields MWGYLKFEFKQFFTNKKNLAIYFLLAFAAIFYAIKIAPAYDPIEKVDREEIEARYLTRQEFIDGMEGRDLRDVHPMTVEAFYMFSDVNPLDKKRLETLDAGDLKNYAQVTSDWYFLTNYMTYYNEHISYNARYYVKDREMADAKGFYNSLEQYVRYGAYADADYELSINQFEQRTALQTVERLLIGPLPVILIICTLLLAIDIVTKDRLHPSVLKGFPIADWKRLLVKMFVAFIGSIALFIPLFIGFIIIGMQAGFGHFQLPSPVFTTTVQWQQNGSFDMMTLGTFFAQSVSLLLLWFIVVIGVVLLCSVLFRQEMVNLAIGLLLIFGEKFYLSRGVGYFWDIEHYPTSYIQIGKIVSKYQNFYLASDPLNYLLGIQLLAIVAGIVLILTLVISLNKRFKLIK; encoded by the coding sequence ATGTGGGGATATTTAAAATTCGAATTCAAGCAATTTTTTACGAATAAGAAAAACTTGGCTATCTATTTTTTATTAGCGTTCGCAGCGATTTTTTATGCGATTAAAATAGCACCTGCCTATGATCCGATTGAAAAAGTGGATCGTGAGGAAATCGAAGCACGTTATTTAACGAGGCAGGAATTTATTGATGGCATGGAGGGGCGAGATCTTCGAGATGTTCATCCTATGACGGTGGAAGCTTTTTATATGTTTAGTGATGTCAATCCATTAGACAAGAAAAGGCTTGAAACCCTTGATGCAGGTGATTTGAAAAACTACGCACAGGTTACGAGCGACTGGTACTTTCTCACAAATTATATGACGTATTATAATGAGCATATTTCATACAACGCACGTTATTATGTGAAAGACCGAGAAATGGCAGATGCGAAGGGCTTTTATAATTCGTTAGAGCAATATGTACGTTATGGGGCATATGCTGATGCGGATTATGAGCTGTCGATTAATCAATTTGAACAGCGTACAGCACTGCAAACTGTTGAGCGCTTATTAATCGGTCCGCTGCCCGTGATACTCATCATTTGTACGTTGCTATTGGCAATCGATATTGTAACGAAAGATCGACTGCATCCGTCTGTTTTAAAGGGCTTTCCGATAGCCGATTGGAAGAGGCTTCTTGTAAAAATGTTCGTTGCCTTTATTGGGAGTATCGCACTCTTCATTCCGTTATTCATTGGATTTATTATCATCGGCATGCAAGCCGGCTTTGGTCATTTTCAGTTACCCTCACCGGTATTTACAACGACCGTTCAATGGCAGCAAAATGGTAGCTTTGATATGATGACGCTCGGTACGTTTTTTGCTCAATCAGTGTCACTACTATTGCTATGGTTCATCGTTGTCATCGGAGTTGTCTTATTATGTAGCGTATTATTCCGTCAAGAAATGGTGAATTTAGCAATTGGTCTTCTTTTAATTTTTGGAGAAAAATTCTATTTAAGTCGTGGTGTCGGTTATTTTTGGGATATCGAACACTACCCAACCTCTTATATACAAATAGGGAAAATCGTTTCGAAATACCAAAACTTTTACTTAGCAAGCGACCCGTTAAATTACCTCTTAGGAATCCAATTATTAGCGATCGTAGCTGGAATTGTACTCATTTTAACATTAGTCATTTCTTTAAATAAACGATTCAAGCTCATAAAATAG
- a CDS encoding ABC transporter, producing MSVFQALKVGLLIERTNRKNLVALLAVVVIVFGCMFFIKAQSVGDQLNDRKGDYYHARAILSKFQVQDASIDGDGSDLFKNLTQQQSAIALQIASLTMENYPLYYEASLRIAKLRQQAFGMEGYEKVAELLPSQLQNDMNYLYFKTMHQSNKDTVSNLSHYIPFLLFFFSLVGVGWYIFMSFYTSSILLDDFEHSSIIRGYPVRFDHYILSKCIIAFLYVLAFIALIFISAIPLLFNGLGDPAEPVKVYLGEAALISSVGYIARCIGYMVVISLFVMLLSIILNVLLKNMYLTLFVHFILYFLPVIFPSFISVFPFNPFNFMNFNEILNGMPLDLAKPVDITMNAGLLIMLICIIAMLFVIKTFFSTGKMKRA from the coding sequence ATGAGCGTGTTTCAAGCATTAAAAGTAGGTTTATTAATTGAGCGTACGAACCGTAAAAATCTAGTGGCTTTGCTAGCGGTAGTGGTCATTGTATTTGGCTGTATGTTTTTCATTAAAGCACAGTCCGTTGGGGATCAACTAAATGATCGAAAGGGCGATTATTATCACGCGCGCGCAATCCTGTCTAAGTTTCAGGTACAGGACGCTTCGATCGATGGTGATGGAAGCGATTTGTTTAAAAACTTAACACAACAGCAAAGCGCCATTGCTTTACAAATTGCTTCTTTAACGATGGAAAATTACCCACTCTATTATGAAGCATCTCTAAGAATCGCAAAACTACGTCAACAAGCTTTTGGTATGGAGGGCTATGAAAAGGTAGCAGAATTACTGCCATCTCAATTGCAAAATGACATGAACTATTTATATTTTAAAACGATGCATCAATCCAATAAGGACACTGTGAGCAATTTATCTCATTACATACCGTTTTTATTGTTTTTCTTTAGCTTAGTAGGTGTAGGTTGGTACATATTTATGAGCTTTTATACAAGCTCGATTTTATTGGATGACTTTGAACATTCGAGTATTATTAGAGGCTATCCAGTGCGATTTGATCATTATATACTTTCAAAATGTATCATTGCCTTTTTATATGTGCTTGCATTTATTGCCCTCATTTTTATTAGTGCGATACCGCTCTTATTTAACGGATTAGGTGATCCAGCTGAGCCGGTGAAAGTTTATTTAGGTGAAGCAGCGCTCATTTCAAGTGTTGGCTATATTGCGCGTTGTATTGGCTATATGGTCGTTATTTCATTATTTGTCATGCTATTATCCATTATTTTGAATGTACTGTTAAAAAATATGTATTTAACGTTATTCGTTCACTTTATCCTGTACTTTTTACCGGTTATTTTCCCATCGTTCATTAGCGTTTTCCCGTTTAATCCTTTTAATTTCATGAACTTCAATGAAATACTTAACGGCATGCCGCTAGATCTTGCAAAGCCTGTTGATATTACGATGAATGCAGGGCTACTCATTATGTTAATTTGTATAATTGCCATGCTATTTGTCATTAAAACATTTTTCTCAACAGGAAAAATGAAACGGGCATAG
- a CDS encoding response regulator — protein sequence MEKQIEVLIIEDDIRIAQIHDKFLNQIEGFKTIGMAHTIEEAKMWIETLKPDLVLLDIYFPDGLGLSIIDMIVEQKLQTDIILITAAVEIEIVKKAYTSGVTDFLLKPITLQKFTYCLEKYKEKHQILSSNEYVQEEQIQKLWDHYSVPTIEQDKSPKGIDAITKNKIIDFILTIDGGITAESLGAELGISRTTARRYLEHLMEEKIIFVEHIYGSVGRPERRYFSTRS from the coding sequence TTGGAAAAGCAAATTGAAGTGTTAATTATTGAAGATGATATTCGAATCGCTCAAATCCATGATAAATTTCTCAATCAAATAGAAGGCTTTAAAACAATTGGGATGGCGCATACGATTGAAGAGGCCAAAATGTGGATTGAAACATTGAAGCCTGATTTGGTCTTGTTAGATATTTATTTTCCAGATGGCTTAGGGCTATCCATTATCGACATGATTGTTGAGCAAAAACTACAGACGGATATTATTTTAATAACGGCTGCTGTCGAGATTGAAATCGTCAAAAAAGCTTATACAAGTGGTGTGACAGATTTTTTATTGAAGCCGATTACTTTGCAGAAGTTTACGTATTGTTTAGAAAAGTATAAAGAGAAGCATCAAATATTATCGTCCAATGAGTATGTTCAAGAAGAGCAGATCCAAAAACTTTGGGATCATTATTCCGTACCGACGATTGAACAAGATAAAAGTCCAAAGGGAATTGATGCCATCACGAAAAATAAAATTATTGATTTTATCCTCACAATTGATGGGGGTATTACAGCAGAAAGCTTAGGGGCTGAGTTGGGGATAAGTCGTACAACGGCAAGACGCTACTTGGAGCATTTAATGGAAGAAAAAATTATTTTTGTCGAACATATTTATGGCTCGGTTGGACGACCGGAACGCCGATATTTTAGCACACGCAGCTGA
- a CDS encoding tripartite tricarboxylate transporter permease, whose amino-acid sequence MDTLGYLFDGFAIAFQWYNILFALLGVIIGTAVGVLPGIGPMSGVALLIPVTATLTSGLPLEVAATSSIILLAGVYYGAMYGGSTTSILLNTPGESSSVVTTLDGYQMAKQGRAGSALSIAAIGSFVAGIVSLIGLVLLARPLSKIAINFGPAEYFSLMLLGLAAVSGLAGKSINKALIMTVIGLLLGTIGIDVVSGIARFTYDQPVLFSGIEFLTIAVGLFALGEVFKTIFEKDGADEPVAKINRVLPTKQDLKESAAPIGRGSILGFFLGVLPGAGATLASFFAYIAEKKISKNPESFGKGNIAGVASPESANNAASGGAMIPLLTLGIPGSGTTAILMGAFIMYNIQPGPLLFAEHPDVAWGLIASMFIGNLMLLILNMPMVKIFAKIIETPKKYLLPIIIAISIFGVYAVQYTTFDLLLLLACGVLGYYFAKNDFPVAPLVLALVLGPMLENNMRRALTISNGDYSIFVAKPLSLVFLVVAILWIIIPIILKLRGKNVIINEEG is encoded by the coding sequence ATGGATACATTAGGATATTTATTTGACGGTTTTGCGATTGCATTTCAATGGTACAACATTCTTTTTGCATTATTAGGCGTAATTATTGGAACAGCCGTAGGGGTTTTGCCTGGAATTGGACCGATGTCAGGGGTGGCGCTGCTAATTCCGGTAACTGCTACGTTAACGTCTGGACTTCCATTAGAAGTAGCTGCTACTAGCTCGATCATCTTACTAGCAGGTGTTTACTATGGGGCAATGTATGGTGGATCTACAACATCTATTTTATTGAATACGCCTGGAGAGTCCTCTTCTGTTGTAACGACATTAGATGGGTACCAAATGGCCAAACAAGGACGTGCAGGTTCGGCTTTATCGATTGCAGCGATTGGCTCCTTCGTGGCAGGGATTGTATCGTTAATTGGATTGGTGCTACTGGCACGACCTCTTTCAAAAATAGCAATTAACTTTGGTCCAGCAGAATATTTCTCGTTAATGTTATTAGGTTTGGCGGCAGTAAGTGGCCTGGCGGGAAAATCCATTAATAAGGCGTTAATTATGACGGTTATTGGCTTATTGTTAGGGACGATTGGTATTGATGTTGTATCGGGTATTGCCCGTTTTACATATGACCAACCCGTACTATTTAGTGGGATTGAATTTTTAACAATTGCTGTTGGTTTATTTGCACTTGGCGAAGTATTTAAAACAATTTTTGAAAAAGACGGTGCCGATGAGCCTGTTGCCAAAATTAACCGAGTTTTACCAACAAAGCAAGATTTAAAAGAAAGCGCTGCACCAATTGGTCGTGGTTCAATTTTAGGCTTCTTCCTTGGCGTATTACCAGGGGCGGGTGCGACATTAGCTTCTTTCTTTGCCTATATTGCGGAAAAAAAGATTAGTAAAAATCCAGAATCATTCGGTAAGGGTAATATTGCAGGGGTAGCCTCACCGGAGTCAGCAAATAATGCCGCTTCAGGTGGTGCTATGATTCCATTATTAACGCTAGGTATTCCAGGCTCAGGGACAACCGCTATTTTAATGGGTGCATTCATTATGTACAATATCCAGCCGGGCCCGCTCTTATTTGCAGAACATCCAGATGTAGCTTGGGGCTTAATCGCGAGTATGTTTATCGGAAACTTAATGCTCTTAATACTAAATATGCCAATGGTAAAAATCTTTGCTAAAATTATTGAAACTCCGAAAAAGTATCTATTACCAATCATCATTGCAATCTCAATCTTTGGGGTTTATGCCGTACAATATACAACGTTTGATTTACTATTATTATTAGCTTGTGGTGTGTTAGGATATTATTTTGCGAAAAACGATTTCCCTGTAGCGCCATTAGTATTAGCGCTTGTATTAGGCCCGATGCTTGAAAATAATATGCGCCGAGCATTAACGATTTCTAATGGGGATTATAGTATTTTCGTTGCAAAGCCATTATCACTGGTGTTTTTAGTGGTAGCTATTCTATGGATTATTATTCCAATTATTTTAAAGTTACGTGGTAAAAATGTTATTATAAATGAAGAAGGGTAA
- a CDS encoding tripartite tricarboxylate transporter TctB family protein gives MNLKFDQIASVVFLVIGLLVVVESQKISSSAYGSTIGPSTFPMGLGILLIGLSVLLFIETIQNKKTYKIVEEHEDIKSPNYKRFIIIFLAALGYVLLLDVLGYLITTFVFLVIGFQTLERGKILTSVIIAAAFSAVIYFGFVNVLGGSLPGLPF, from the coding sequence ATGAATTTAAAATTCGATCAAATTGCGAGTGTTGTCTTTTTAGTAATTGGCCTTTTAGTCGTTGTAGAATCTCAAAAGATTTCTAGTAGTGCATATGGCTCTACAATCGGGCCAAGTACATTTCCAATGGGGTTAGGCATATTATTGATTGGTTTAAGTGTGCTGTTATTCATTGAAACGATTCAAAATAAGAAAACTTATAAAATCGTGGAGGAACATGAGGATATTAAATCGCCGAATTATAAGCGTTTTATCATCATTTTTTTAGCCGCATTAGGTTATGTATTGCTGCTTGATGTATTAGGTTATTTAATTACGACATTTGTGTTCTTAGTAATCGGATTCCAAACACTAGAGCGCGGCAAAATACTGACATCGGTTATTATAGCAGCAGCATTTTCGGCTGTAATTTACTTTGGATTCGTTAACGTCTTAGGCGGCTCATTACCAGGATTACCATTCTAG
- a CDS encoding quinone oxidoreductase family protein: MKIVQQYELGSAEVLQVEEVAIPTIGEQEVLIKGYYSSINFADIKTRTGAKGKPVFPFTIGLDLVGEVVESTSVNFKVGQKVMAFPKNGSYRQYAVASEQLTFLLPDDIDLKQVAAMPTVMILSYMLLTQIAQVKETDTIVVHSASGGVGSSLIQLAKIVGVKQIIGTVGSVQKANFVEALGADAVYTYADFVEGVKEQTNGKGANVIFDSVAGEVTSRSMNCLANYGTLVQFGNSSGKPGTFSTNDVHNSCRNVKGFSLGTTRKEDPSRLKPVVKVILSYIEKGMLHVPIERVFALKDIQQAHRLMESRKHQGKILIQLNDDI; the protein is encoded by the coding sequence ATGAAAATCGTTCAGCAATATGAACTAGGTAGTGCAGAGGTATTGCAAGTTGAGGAAGTAGCAATACCAACAATTGGGGAGCAGGAAGTGTTAATAAAAGGCTACTATTCAAGTATCAATTTTGCAGATATTAAGACGCGGACAGGAGCGAAGGGCAAGCCGGTATTTCCATTTACAATCGGGCTAGATTTAGTAGGAGAAGTTGTGGAAAGTACTAGCGTCAATTTTAAAGTTGGTCAGAAAGTAATGGCTTTTCCGAAAAATGGCTCTTATCGTCAATATGCAGTTGCGTCAGAGCAGCTCACTTTTTTACTTCCAGATGACATTGATTTAAAGCAAGTAGCTGCAATGCCAACTGTCATGATTTTAAGTTATATGTTGCTGACGCAAATTGCACAGGTGAAGGAAACGGATACGATTGTTGTTCATAGTGCGAGTGGTGGCGTTGGCTCAAGCTTGATTCAGCTAGCAAAAATAGTGGGCGTAAAACAAATCATCGGTACAGTGGGTTCGGTACAAAAGGCAAATTTTGTCGAGGCATTGGGCGCGGATGCTGTTTATACATATGCTGATTTTGTGGAGGGAGTAAAGGAACAGACAAATGGCAAGGGAGCAAATGTCATTTTTGATTCGGTAGCGGGGGAAGTAACGTCACGAAGTATGAACTGCTTGGCAAATTACGGAACACTTGTCCAGTTCGGCAATAGTAGCGGAAAGCCTGGAACATTTTCAACGAATGATGTCCACAATAGCTGCCGCAATGTCAAAGGCTTTAGTTTAGGGACGACGAGAAAAGAAGACCCTTCACGATTAAAGCCTGTTGTAAAAGTAATCCTGTCCTATATTGAAAAGGGGATGCTGCACGTGCCAATCGAACGCGTTTTTGCATTAAAGGACATTCAACAAGCCCATCGATTAATGGAAAGTCGTAAGCATCAAGGGAAAATCTTGATTCAGTTGAATGATGATATCTAA
- a CDS encoding sensor histidine kinase, translating into MRRSSWNFRFFKYNMILAIIIIFVVLISAYYVLGKIVEKEIGERAVNVAEVTALHPDVIEGLKKDATSPEIQKIAKQIQKSAEAEYVVIGDENEIRYAHPVKARIGQRMVGDDNDRALIDGQSYMSIAEGTLGEALRGKAPVFDEQRNIIGVVSVGYLYKDVFSMNIGYTKNLLLVLAIAIILSILLSSYLANKLKKQLLNYEPQEIVKILSERNVILETIREAIIMVNRNGIITLSNQAANDILNSHNSVIGENIKEVLPNTKLLRVMETGKEQLNRVMTINGTKTLVNRIPLVDNGKVTGVVASFRPFEEIDLVANELSQVKQFIESLRSQTHEYNNFLYTISGLIQLKEYEEALFLIHSERLGNHALIAFINEHIKDMFINGLIIGFYNRAKELKVTLMLDEDSSCGKLGHLMEKHMFISILGNLMTNAFEAVEHLEEEERIVRIYIYESEREVVCEIEDSGEGIREEQIEEIFKLKSSTKDKDSRGYGLHIVQEHLKALNGTIAIEKGDLGGALFIVSIPKEG; encoded by the coding sequence ATGAGAAGAAGCTCATGGAATTTTCGTTTTTTTAAATACAATATGATTTTGGCAATCATTATTATTTTTGTCGTGCTCATTTCAGCGTATTATGTGCTTGGAAAAATTGTTGAAAAGGAGATCGGGGAGCGCGCTGTAAATGTAGCAGAGGTCACTGCGCTTCATCCAGATGTCATAGAAGGGTTGAAAAAGGATGCGACATCACCTGAAATTCAAAAAATCGCCAAACAGATTCAAAAAAGCGCAGAGGCCGAGTATGTTGTAATTGGCGATGAAAATGAAATTCGCTATGCACACCCTGTAAAAGCGCGCATTGGCCAACGAATGGTCGGTGATGATAATGACAGGGCATTGATTGATGGGCAATCGTATATGTCAATTGCAGAGGGGACATTAGGAGAAGCGCTTCGAGGGAAGGCCCCTGTTTTCGATGAACAACGCAATATTATTGGTGTCGTGTCCGTTGGTTATTTATATAAAGATGTATTTTCAATGAATATTGGTTATACGAAGAATTTATTGCTTGTACTGGCGATTGCTATCATCTTGTCGATTCTATTATCAAGCTACTTAGCCAATAAATTAAAAAAACAGCTTCTTAATTATGAGCCACAGGAAATTGTCAAAATTTTATCAGAGCGAAATGTCATTTTGGAAACGATTCGTGAAGCAATTATCATGGTAAATCGTAATGGAATCATTACATTGAGTAATCAAGCAGCGAATGATATTTTAAATAGTCATAATTCGGTTATTGGCGAAAATATAAAAGAGGTATTACCTAATACGAAATTATTGCGTGTCATGGAAACAGGGAAGGAACAGCTAAATCGGGTCATGACGATTAATGGAACAAAAACATTAGTTAACCGCATACCTCTAGTGGATAATGGTAAGGTTACGGGCGTAGTAGCAAGCTTTAGACCATTTGAAGAAATTGACTTAGTGGCCAATGAGCTATCTCAGGTGAAGCAATTCATAGAATCATTACGCTCGCAAACCCATGAATACAATAACTTTTTGTATACAATATCGGGGTTAATTCAATTGAAGGAATATGAGGAGGCCCTGTTTCTAATTCATTCAGAGCGTCTGGGAAACCATGCATTAATAGCCTTTATTAATGAGCATATTAAAGATATGTTTATAAATGGTTTAATAATAGGCTTTTATAATCGAGCGAAAGAGTTGAAGGTTACACTTATGCTAGATGAAGATAGTAGTTGTGGTAAACTTGGTCACTTGATGGAAAAGCATATGTTTATCTCCATCTTGGGTAATTTGATGACCAATGCTTTTGAAGCAGTGGAGCATTTGGAGGAAGAAGAACGCATTGTTCGCATTTATATTTATGAAAGTGAAAGAGAAGTAGTTTGTGAAATCGAGGATTCAGGGGAAGGGATTCGAGAAGAGCAAATAGAAGAAATTTTTAAATTAAAGAGCTCTACAAAAGACAAAGATTCGAGGGGCTATGGATTGCATATTGTGCAAGAACATTTAAAAGCTTTAAATGGCACCATTGCAATTGAAAAGGGTGATTTGGGCGGAGCATTATTTATTGTTTCGATTCCAAAAGAGGGGTGA
- a CDS encoding Bug family tripartite tricarboxylate transporter substrate binding protein has product MSFKKKLVALLSATTLSIALAACSDSSDGGSKSASDYPKNNITIVAPSGAGGGWDLTARAIGKTMNETGLIDKSITIENQPGGGGAVFMASYATKEAKNDHMLMVKSPPILINNLKAEGNSPYGYKDTTPLAQLTKDYGAIVVRKDSPYQTITDLLDAIKADPTALTLAGGSAPGSMDHLITILPAYEYGIDPKSVKYVSYDGGGEAMAALLGSNADAIGTDISTVTSYVKSGDVRVLAVTSPEKLAIEGLEEIPTLYDEGIETEFTIWRGIFGPKDMSEDAKAYWIEKLTALNEKEEWKAELTRNGWEQEFRVGDDFTKFLEEQEASIVEILTALGMQK; this is encoded by the coding sequence ATGTCATTCAAAAAGAAATTAGTAGCATTGTTATCTGCTACGACGCTGAGTATCGCGTTAGCAGCTTGTAGTGATAGCAGTGATGGGGGAAGCAAATCTGCAAGTGATTATCCAAAGAACAATATTACGATTGTAGCGCCTTCTGGAGCGGGTGGTGGCTGGGATTTAACGGCTCGCGCAATTGGTAAAACAATGAATGAAACAGGCTTAATTGATAAATCAATCACAATCGAAAATCAACCTGGTGGTGGCGGTGCGGTGTTCATGGCATCCTACGCAACAAAGGAAGCAAAGAACGATCATATGTTAATGGTGAAATCACCACCAATTTTAATCAACAATTTAAAGGCAGAGGGAAATAGCCCTTATGGTTATAAAGATACAACACCACTTGCACAACTAACAAAAGACTATGGTGCGATTGTTGTCAGAAAAGATTCACCGTATCAAACGATTACTGATTTACTAGATGCAATTAAAGCAGATCCGACAGCATTAACATTAGCAGGCGGTTCAGCACCTGGCTCGATGGACCATTTAATTACCATTTTACCGGCATATGAATATGGCATTGACCCAAAATCAGTTAAATATGTATCTTATGACGGTGGTGGAGAAGCGATGGCTGCGTTATTAGGTAGCAATGCAGATGCAATCGGCACGGATATTTCAACCGTTACTTCATATGTAAAAAGCGGAGATGTACGTGTATTAGCGGTAACATCACCAGAAAAATTAGCAATCGAAGGATTAGAAGAAATCCCAACTTTATATGATGAAGGGATTGAAACAGAATTTACGATTTGGCGCGGTATTTTCGGGCCAAAAGATATGTCTGAGGATGCAAAGGCCTACTGGATTGAAAAATTAACGGCTTTAAATGAAAAAGAAGAATGGAAAGCAGAATTAACACGTAATGGTTGGGAACAAGAATTCCGTGTAGGCGATGACTTTACAAAATTCTTAGAAGAACAAGAAGCATCGATTGTTGAAATTTTAACAGCATTAGGGATGCAAAAGTAA
- a CDS encoding ABC transporter ATP-binding protein, whose product MITIQNISVHFTDKKVLDDISITFEQGELIGLVAPNGTGKSTLMNVLMNYLQPTKGKVLFDNNLSYSSKSNEVKIHQFVSMMPDQSDLYNHLSGREHLKMYAMMWESDIKLIDETIAALNMGHYVNKKTGTYSLGMRQRLCFAMQIVANTKIMMMDEVMNGLDPNNVEIISKILMQKKAEGKLIIIASHLLDNLEKYADRIFLFNEGKLIDANEIVEGFSKATIKTIRVKNMDEQVKKRMKMQYPSIEQQTLVSEMTLLHLPSSEPHLLSDLTTFLVEHQVMDFAFGKVTLNDLYALYYHEVV is encoded by the coding sequence ATGATTACGATTCAAAATATATCCGTGCATTTTACCGACAAAAAAGTACTTGATGATATTTCGATTACGTTTGAACAAGGAGAGCTCATCGGACTTGTAGCGCCAAATGGTACGGGTAAATCAACATTAATGAATGTCTTAATGAACTATTTGCAGCCGACAAAGGGAAAAGTACTTTTTGACAATAATTTAAGCTATTCTAGTAAATCAAATGAAGTGAAAATCCATCAATTCGTGTCGATGATGCCAGATCAAAGTGATTTATATAACCATTTAAGTGGGCGCGAGCATTTAAAAATGTATGCGATGATGTGGGAATCAGATATAAAGCTCATCGATGAAACGATTGCCGCTCTCAATATGGGGCATTATGTGAATAAAAAAACAGGCACCTACTCGCTTGGCATGCGTCAGCGTCTCTGCTTTGCGATGCAAATCGTTGCAAACACTAAAATTATGATGATGGACGAAGTAATGAATGGACTGGATCCAAATAATGTGGAAATTATTTCGAAAATTTTAATGCAGAAAAAAGCAGAGGGCAAATTGATTATTATTGCCTCACATTTGCTCGATAATTTAGAGAAGTATGCAGATCGCATTTTCTTATTTAATGAAGGAAAGCTTATCGATGCCAACGAGATTGTCGAAGGTTTTAGTAAAGCAACAATAAAAACCATTCGTGTAAAAAATATGGATGAGCAAGTAAAGAAAAGGATGAAAATGCAATACCCATCCATTGAGCAGCAAACGCTTGTTAGTGAAATGACATTATTACATTTACCAAGCTCAGAGCCACACTTATTAAGTGATTTAACGACCTTTTTAGTTGAGCATCAAGTGATGGACTTTGCGTTTGGCAAAGTAACGCTAAATGATTTATACGCACTGTATTATCATGAAGTTGTATAA